The following proteins come from a genomic window of Methanosarcina sp. MTP4:
- a CDS encoding serine/threonine-protein kinase: MTRKPPLQLFLLLVLLGCMVQCAAAGSGDENPWVYEPTNDIYGMYDGINDVFWVYDPLDDVFWKLDVYNGEISGLTGYSISYGLDNDPSGHYVLFWVQGATEYEIFAYDSGSEQIFLYDSYNAAYWAYEPDPDLVWDYVDAGEMFPDAGGAESVEYEDWTEEWAEDWVVEEGVDSSLSSESEPFLTNEELVDSLVWHRTENEGYFWSYAPARDFFLMYSPYNGILAVYESREDLWRVYGEPEAREVAWQREGDLGIVWIYDSTEDLFWIYYPDYEFIQGYSVSRELFWDFPVERLNFAGEMSERAQSSSAGQVAPENPDDSSGEGGGLLFLLFIVGGLFLLKRRRSKKKAKAAMSPVSPDPSGSSSPSNPSGSQSVSSTSDPGRASDYEVKAAGKSKENKSKDSKSEENKKMDNKGEKKGFGWKKLKKEKIPEEKGVPASASPVDAAPPVKGSPVIDPIPPMTDAVPQNAASTYAPAPAPAPESVPTGGEQQVEGAGEENVGEKVSLPGDGELSPVEGFPAALLSKYEPFELLGKGGFASVYKAKRKDDGEILALKIPRIDEKTSSSFIKEVAAWYNLNHPNIVRLYKSDLLPVPYLEMEYVEGVEKDGISILELEKYPKPLPEAGALKLIRGIAAGLSHAHSRGIYHHDLKPLNVLLQSDLDPKITDFGLAKIGARNSLTTHNAYSPLYAAPEQLDEKLYGKPDRRTDIYQLGMIFYELLCGKLPYSGCSMGAVLGKILSKEVKPEAISRVNPTLSRYEGIVEKMLAQEKADRYQEVPEFLAALDALERLDREEDEMKESLEKTKQTLKISTSREDIKKIVCEVVEKTAKVALLYAGVNEKPELLKALEDLRGYAGENLPELDSAISQLEYMVWNGIPVGKEFEESLKVLLGRIESESGKE; encoded by the coding sequence ATGACTAGAAAACCCCCCCTTCAACTGTTCTTACTTCTGGTCCTGCTCGGCTGCATGGTCCAGTGCGCGGCAGCCGGGTCCGGTGATGAGAATCCCTGGGTCTATGAACCTACCAATGACATCTATGGGATGTACGACGGGATAAACGATGTTTTCTGGGTATATGACCCTCTCGACGACGTCTTCTGGAAACTGGATGTGTATAATGGGGAAATCTCAGGGCTTACCGGATATTCGATAAGTTATGGCCTGGATAATGATCCATCAGGTCACTACGTTCTTTTTTGGGTTCAAGGGGCAACTGAATACGAAATCTTTGCCTACGACTCCGGTTCTGAACAGATTTTTCTGTATGACTCCTACAATGCAGCTTACTGGGCATATGAACCTGACCCGGACCTTGTCTGGGATTATGTTGATGCCGGGGAAATGTTTCCTGATGCCGGGGGTGCTGAAAGTGTCGAGTATGAAGACTGGACCGAGGAGTGGGCTGAGGACTGGGTTGTAGAAGAGGGGGTAGATTCTTCACTTTCATCCGAATCGGAGCCTTTCCTTACCAATGAAGAACTGGTTGACAGTCTGGTCTGGCATAGGACTGAAAACGAGGGCTATTTCTGGAGTTATGCTCCTGCAAGAGACTTTTTTTTGATGTATTCCCCTTACAACGGGATTCTGGCCGTTTATGAATCCAGGGAAGACCTGTGGCGAGTCTACGGGGAGCCTGAAGCCAGAGAAGTTGCCTGGCAAAGGGAAGGAGATCTCGGAATCGTCTGGATCTATGACTCGACTGAAGACCTTTTCTGGATTTATTATCCCGATTATGAATTTATACAGGGTTATTCGGTTTCCAGGGAACTTTTCTGGGACTTTCCGGTAGAGCGGCTGAACTTTGCCGGGGAAATGTCCGAGAGAGCTCAGAGTTCTTCTGCCGGTCAGGTGGCGCCGGAAAACCCTGACGATTCCTCCGGTGAGGGTGGTGGACTTCTTTTCCTGCTCTTTATCGTGGGCGGGCTATTTTTGCTAAAGCGGAGAAGATCTAAAAAGAAGGCAAAGGCTGCAATGTCTCCGGTTTCTCCGGATCCTTCTGGTTCTTCAAGTCCTTCAAATCCTTCCGGTAGTCAAAGTGTCTCCAGTACTTCCGATCCTGGCAGGGCATCGGATTATGAAGTGAAAGCAGCTGGCAAAAGCAAAGAAAATAAAAGTAAGGACAGTAAAAGCGAAGAAAATAAGAAAATGGACAATAAGGGTGAGAAAAAGGGCTTTGGCTGGAAAAAGCTGAAAAAAGAAAAAATCCCAGAGGAAAAAGGAGTTCCTGCGTCGGCTTCTCCAGTTGATGCGGCCCCCCCGGTAAAAGGTTCCCCTGTTATAGATCCCATCCCTCCGATGACTGATGCGGTTCCGCAGAATGCGGCTTCCACATATGCACCTGCACCTGCACCTGCGCCTGAATCTGTGCCTACGGGTGGTGAACAGCAGGTCGAAGGGGCAGGGGAAGAGAACGTGGGAGAAAAGGTTTCCCTGCCCGGTGACGGTGAGCTTTCCCCTGTTGAAGGTTTCCCTGCTGCGCTCCTTTCAAAATACGAGCCTTTTGAGCTGCTCGGAAAAGGCGGCTTTGCATCTGTTTATAAGGCAAAGAGGAAGGATGATGGCGAAATTTTGGCCCTGAAAATTCCGCGGATTGACGAAAAGACCAGCTCCTCTTTCATAAAAGAAGTGGCTGCCTGGTACAACCTGAACCATCCGAACATCGTAAGGCTGTATAAGTCCGACCTCCTGCCCGTGCCTTACCTGGAGATGGAATATGTTGAAGGGGTGGAAAAAGACGGCATTTCGATCCTGGAACTTGAAAAGTACCCGAAACCCCTGCCCGAAGCCGGAGCTTTGAAGCTTATCCGGGGAATTGCGGCAGGGCTTTCCCATGCCCATTCCAGGGGAATTTACCACCACGACTTAAAACCCCTTAACGTGCTCCTCCAGAGTGACCTGGACCCGAAGATCACAGACTTCGGGCTTGCGAAAATAGGGGCTAGAAACTCCCTGACCACTCACAACGCCTATTCTCCCCTCTACGCAGCTCCCGAACAGCTCGATGAAAAGCTTTACGGGAAACCTGACAGGAGGACTGACATCTACCAGCTCGGGATGATCTTTTACGAACTCCTTTGCGGGAAACTTCCCTATTCCGGGTGTTCCATGGGAGCCGTTCTCGGAAAAATTCTCTCCAAAGAAGTAAAGCCCGAAGCTATTTCCAGAGTCAACCCAACCCTTAGCCGTTACGAAGGTATCGTTGAAAAGATGCTTGCTCAGGAAAAAGCGGACCGGTACCAGGAAGTCCCGGAATTCCTTGCAGCCCTCGACGCTCTCGAAAGGCTGGACCGGGAAGAAGATGAAATGAAAGAAAGCCTGGAAAAGACAAAACAGACCCTCAAAATAAGCACGAGCCGGGAAGATATCAAAAAGATTGTCTGTGAAGTGGTTGAAAAGACCGCAAAGGTTGCTCTTCTTTATGCAGGTGTTAACGAGAAGCCCGAACTTTTGAAAGCTCTGGAAGACCTCCGGGGTTATGCCGGGGAAAACCTCCCGGAACTTGACAGTGCGATTTCTCAGCTGGAGTACATGGTCTGGAACGGGATTCCCGTAGGAAAGGAGTTCGAAGAAAGCCTCAAAGTCCTGCTTGGGAGAATTGAGAGTGAATCCGGGAAAGAATGA
- the pyk gene encoding pyruvate kinase: MQFPDHKTKIVCTIGPASSSESMLREMMLKGMNVARINFAHGDFESHGEMIGRVRKVAEELDRVVAILADLPGPKIRIGKLEKEPIMLHKGQRVTLTVKDVLGTEERIPVSYEQLPESVEKGSLIYLRDGFIQLRCLEVSGKDVNCEILIGGELFSHKGLNLPGAKIFLDTVTERDLEILEFALDEGVDTFSVSFVEKAEDIRKVRNFAADRGKAVYVVAKIERGQAVQNIDGILEEADALMVARGDLGVEIPIQEMPAVQKELIYKAKLLGIPVITATQMLISMTDNVRPTRAEATDVANAILDGTDAVMLSEETAVGSYPAETVEMMAKIAKATENWRIRTKWGLDTILQGILAREMSVDEVITLQVHEALQKLPVAAILTPTRSGATPRRISRFKPEPWILAFSRFPKTCSCLSLSYGVYPIYVKDPIEGWEEKATEKAKELGLAKTGDLVIYTQGPASGKPGGTNVLKILTMD; the protein is encoded by the coding sequence ATGCAATTTCCGGACCACAAGACAAAGATCGTATGCACCATAGGCCCTGCCTCCTCTTCCGAGAGCATGCTCAGGGAAATGATGCTAAAAGGCATGAACGTGGCAAGGATCAACTTTGCCCATGGAGACTTCGAGAGTCACGGAGAGATGATCGGGCGAGTCCGCAAGGTCGCGGAGGAACTTGATCGGGTCGTAGCCATCCTTGCAGACCTCCCGGGCCCCAAGATCCGCATAGGCAAGCTTGAAAAAGAACCCATTATGCTTCACAAGGGGCAAAGGGTCACCCTAACCGTGAAAGATGTCCTGGGCACTGAAGAACGCATCCCGGTCAGCTACGAACAGCTCCCGGAGAGTGTGGAGAAAGGAAGCCTCATCTACCTGAGGGACGGCTTTATCCAGCTCCGCTGTCTCGAGGTTTCCGGGAAGGACGTGAATTGTGAAATCCTTATAGGAGGGGAACTCTTTTCCCACAAAGGGTTGAACCTGCCCGGGGCAAAGATTTTCCTGGACACGGTGACTGAAAGAGACCTTGAAATCCTGGAGTTTGCCCTTGACGAAGGAGTGGACACCTTCAGCGTTTCTTTCGTGGAAAAGGCAGAGGACATCCGGAAGGTCCGGAACTTTGCGGCAGACCGGGGAAAAGCCGTCTACGTAGTTGCCAAGATCGAACGTGGGCAGGCAGTCCAGAACATCGACGGGATCCTGGAAGAAGCCGATGCCCTGATGGTTGCCAGGGGAGACCTCGGGGTGGAAATCCCAATTCAGGAGATGCCGGCAGTTCAGAAAGAACTCATTTACAAAGCCAAACTCCTCGGAATCCCGGTGATCACGGCTACCCAGATGCTGATATCCATGACCGATAACGTCCGCCCCACCAGGGCCGAAGCGACGGACGTTGCCAACGCCATCCTGGACGGAACGGATGCGGTAATGCTCTCGGAAGAAACCGCAGTCGGGAGCTACCCCGCCGAAACCGTGGAAATGATGGCAAAAATCGCAAAAGCCACCGAGAACTGGCGTATCAGGACGAAATGGGGGCTCGACACAATTCTCCAGGGTATCCTGGCAAGGGAAATGTCCGTGGACGAAGTTATCACCCTCCAGGTCCACGAAGCGCTCCAGAAGCTTCCCGTGGCTGCCATCCTTACCCCGACCCGGAGCGGGGCAACCCCGCGCAGGATCTCCCGTTTCAAGCCCGAACCCTGGATCCTGGCTTTCAGCCGTTTCCCGAAAACCTGCAGCTGCCTCTCCCTATCCTATGGGGTCTACCCGATTTATGTCAAAGACCCGATTGAAGGCTGGGAGGAAAAAGCTACGGAGAAGGCGAAAGAGCTCGGCTTAGCAAAGACCGGAGACCTCGTAATCTACACCCAGGGCCCAGCCTCCGGAAAACCGGGAGGTACCAACGTACTAAAGATCCTCACGATGGATTAA
- a CDS encoding aldolase — protein MVSIKSEDVIVPLDVPKTMRETYVKNYMEITRNTGRLMLFAGDQKVEHLNDDFFGEGIPEDDADPEHLFKIAAGSKIGVFATQLGLIARYGMDYPDVPYLVKVNSKTHLVKTAQADPFSNLWLDVDQVAEFKENSELKIMGVGYTIYLGSEFEAEMLVQAAQVVYDAHQHGMVTVLWIYPRGEAVGDEKDPHLIAGATGAGACLGADFVKVNYPKKNGESSAEIFREAVKAAGRSKVVCAGGSSDDPEAFLKKLHAQIHISGAEGNATGRNVHQKTLDEAIRMCNAIYAITVENTSVEEALKIYKGE, from the coding sequence ATGGTTTCAATTAAAAGTGAAGACGTAATCGTACCTTTAGACGTGCCAAAAACAATGCGCGAAACATACGTAAAAAATTATATGGAAATCACCAGAAACACCGGCAGGCTCATGCTTTTTGCGGGAGACCAGAAGGTTGAACACTTAAACGACGACTTTTTCGGGGAAGGCATCCCTGAAGACGACGCTGACCCTGAGCACCTCTTTAAGATCGCAGCCGGAAGCAAGATCGGAGTCTTTGCAACCCAGCTCGGTCTGATTGCCCGCTACGGCATGGACTATCCTGACGTACCTTATCTTGTGAAGGTGAACTCCAAGACCCACCTCGTGAAAACCGCACAAGCTGACCCCTTCAGCAACCTCTGGCTTGACGTTGACCAGGTTGCCGAGTTTAAGGAAAACAGCGAACTCAAGATAATGGGAGTCGGTTACACCATCTACCTGGGCAGTGAGTTCGAAGCCGAGATGCTCGTACAGGCCGCACAGGTCGTTTACGACGCCCATCAGCATGGGATGGTCACAGTGCTCTGGATCTACCCCCGCGGGGAAGCCGTGGGAGATGAAAAGGACCCGCACCTCATAGCCGGAGCAACCGGAGCAGGGGCATGCCTGGGAGCCGACTTCGTGAAGGTCAACTACCCGAAGAAAAACGGCGAATCCTCCGCCGAGATATTCAGGGAAGCTGTAAAGGCAGCAGGGCGCTCCAAAGTTGTCTGTGCCGGTGGTTCAAGCGACGACCCCGAAGCCTTCCTGAAGAAACTCCACGCCCAGATCCACATTTCGGGAGCAGAAGGAAACGCAACCGGCAGAAACGTCCACCAAAAAACTCTGGACGAAGCCATCCGCATGTGCAACGCCATATATGCAATAACAGTGGAAAACACAAGCGTGGAAGAAGCCCTGAAAATCTATAAAGGCGAATAA
- the cobT gene encoding nicotinate mononucleotide-dependent phosphoribosyltransferase CobT — translation MAWIEPEIPAKPKNPLFLCVLSNTKTAHIPKLSAAGKTAELTDYTPAGDAELMETGNIISVPVLPMTPPYDTPTPAIMTRSALKLTGTPYHFVNSGLIVTPGVPCIDLKANPGEDIREAIAVRDVQGIYERAKFLAKRLRDHTDHVVIGESIPGGTTTAKGVLSALGYDGNVSSSADENPLELKNRVVAEGLEASGLTFGSLKDDPMKAIACMGDPMMPAVVGLAAGFQEKGVKVVLGGGTQMAAVYALIKHLGINTENISIATTRYVVEDKSANFMELAKNLGVPVYVADPGFGKSTMKGLHRYEAGTIKEGAGAGGAMYLAGLHEISQDEFRSEVENVCKVLKAGE, via the coding sequence ATGGCCTGGATTGAACCGGAAATACCAGCGAAACCTAAAAACCCGTTGTTCTTATGCGTGCTTTCGAACACGAAGACCGCGCACATCCCGAAGCTCTCAGCCGCAGGAAAAACCGCCGAACTCACGGACTATACACCTGCTGGGGACGCGGAACTCATGGAAACCGGAAACATAATCAGTGTGCCCGTGCTGCCCATGACACCCCCCTATGACACCCCAACCCCTGCTATCATGACCCGCTCGGCGCTGAAGCTCACCGGGACTCCTTACCATTTTGTAAATTCAGGCCTTATCGTGACTCCGGGAGTTCCATGCATCGACCTGAAAGCAAACCCGGGAGAAGACATCAGGGAAGCTATTGCTGTAAGGGATGTGCAGGGAATCTACGAACGCGCAAAGTTCCTGGCCAAGAGGCTCAGGGACCACACCGACCACGTAGTTATAGGGGAAAGTATTCCTGGCGGGACGACTACTGCCAAGGGGGTCTTGAGCGCACTTGGTTATGACGGGAATGTCAGCAGCAGTGCAGACGAAAACCCTCTGGAACTGAAAAATAGGGTAGTTGCCGAAGGGCTGGAAGCCTCAGGCCTGACCTTTGGAAGCCTGAAAGACGACCCCATGAAAGCCATCGCCTGTATGGGAGACCCCATGATGCCTGCAGTGGTCGGCCTTGCTGCAGGATTCCAGGAAAAGGGTGTTAAGGTTGTTCTCGGCGGCGGGACCCAGATGGCAGCTGTCTATGCCCTGATCAAGCACCTGGGGATCAACACCGAAAATATCTCCATCGCTACCACCCGCTATGTAGTTGAAGACAAATCGGCAAACTTTATGGAACTTGCCAAAAATCTGGGCGTGCCCGTCTATGTTGCAGACCCCGGATTTGGGAAATCTACCATGAAAGGGCTCCACAGGTACGAAGCGGGAACAATCAAAGAGGGAGCAGGAGCAGGCGGGGCCATGTACCTTGCAGGCCTCCACGAGATCAGCCAGGACGAGTTCAGGAGCGAAGTAGAAAACGTCTGCAAAGTGCTCAAGGCAGGGGAATGA
- the proS gene encoding proline--tRNA ligase produces the protein MAESEKEAALPPKEEFSDWYNDLLWMAEIMDVRYPVKGLYVWYPFGFAIRRSTYGIIREILDESGHQETLFPLLIPENEFMKEAEHIKGFEDEVYWVTHGGKDPLDVPLALRPTSETAIYPMYRIWIRSHADFPLKLYQVVNTFRYETKHTRPLIRLREITSFKEAHTVHATWEDAEAQVKEAVELYTEMYRRLAVPVLRSRRPEWDKFPGADYTDAIDAMMPDGKTLQIGTCHHLGDNFAKTFDITYEDPDGEQRYAHQTCYGISERSIAATISIHGDDKGLVLPPEIAPVQAVVIPIIFKKGAEEVLAACKDVQARLKRVGVRVEIDSSDLRPGAKYYRWEMKGVPLRLEIGPRDLQNNVAVAVRRDTGEKEQIPLPEIETGVLSRFEAIHTSLYEKAKAELENRIFACSDLEEVKEKLPDGVPTIHWCGKKDCGLAMEDRIGAGILGIPLDQEGTDEGKCPICGEETRTRVYVARTY, from the coding sequence ATGGCAGAAAGTGAAAAAGAAGCAGCACTCCCTCCAAAAGAGGAATTTAGCGATTGGTACAACGACCTCCTGTGGATGGCCGAGATCATGGACGTCCGCTACCCGGTAAAGGGGCTCTACGTCTGGTACCCCTTTGGTTTCGCAATTAGGAGGAGCACTTACGGGATAATCCGGGAAATCCTTGACGAAAGCGGACACCAGGAAACCCTCTTTCCCCTGCTGATCCCCGAAAACGAGTTCATGAAGGAAGCCGAGCATATCAAAGGCTTCGAAGATGAGGTTTACTGGGTGACTCACGGAGGAAAAGACCCCCTGGACGTTCCCCTGGCGCTTCGCCCCACCAGCGAGACTGCTATTTACCCCATGTACAGGATCTGGATCAGGTCCCACGCGGACTTCCCCCTCAAGCTCTACCAGGTAGTAAACACCTTCCGCTATGAGACAAAGCACACCCGCCCCCTTATCCGGCTCAGGGAGATTACCTCTTTCAAGGAAGCTCACACCGTGCACGCCACCTGGGAAGATGCCGAAGCCCAGGTAAAGGAAGCCGTGGAGCTTTACACCGAGATGTACCGCAGGCTTGCGGTCCCGGTACTCCGTTCAAGGAGACCTGAATGGGACAAGTTCCCGGGAGCCGACTATACAGATGCCATTGACGCCATGATGCCGGACGGAAAGACCCTGCAGATAGGGACCTGCCACCACCTCGGGGACAACTTCGCAAAGACCTTTGACATCACCTATGAGGACCCAGATGGGGAACAGCGCTACGCTCACCAGACCTGTTACGGGATTTCCGAGCGGTCCATTGCAGCGACCATCTCCATCCACGGAGATGACAAAGGCCTTGTCCTGCCCCCGGAGATCGCCCCTGTCCAGGCAGTGGTCATCCCGATCATTTTCAAGAAAGGGGCAGAAGAAGTCCTTGCAGCCTGCAAAGACGTCCAGGCCCGGCTGAAGAGGGTTGGCGTCAGGGTGGAAATCGACTCAAGTGACCTTCGGCCCGGAGCAAAGTACTACAGGTGGGAAATGAAGGGAGTTCCCCTCCGCCTTGAAATCGGGCCCCGCGACCTGCAGAACAACGTGGCAGTTGCAGTCCGGAGAGACACAGGAGAAAAAGAGCAGATTCCCCTCCCGGAAATTGAAACAGGAGTACTTTCCAGGTTCGAAGCGATCCATACCAGCCTCTATGAAAAGGCGAAAGCCGAACTTGAAAACCGGATCTTTGCCTGTTCAGACCTCGAAGAAGTCAAGGAAAAACTCCCGGACGGCGTGCCTACGATCCACTGGTGTGGCAAGAAGGACTGCGGACTTGCTATGGAAGACCGTATCGGAGCCGGAATTCTCGGCATCCCCCTGGACCAGGAAGGAACGGATGAAGGAAAATGCCCTATCTGCGGCGAAGAGACCAGAACCCGCGTGTATGTGGCAAGAACCTACTGA
- a CDS encoding ZPR1 zinc finger domain-containing protein: MNKDFFTQESFETRVSCPLCHSEMVMHWQRDNIPYFGDVMYISANCKCSFRFADTMILTSKEPMRYELTVENLEDLDARVIRSTSGTIRIPEMGINIEPGAVSDSYITNIEGVLQRVRDVLEMAGRWVKDDEERLSRSQDLLCMLDEVLEGKRTITVIVEDPMGNSAIISKKVREYKLTKEEIEKLNTGMIVFDVDKSELEMDVSDNVQPLGGN; encoded by the coding sequence TTGAACAAAGATTTTTTTACACAAGAAAGTTTTGAGACCCGGGTCTCCTGCCCACTCTGTCACAGTGAAATGGTGATGCACTGGCAGAGGGATAATATCCCATATTTCGGGGATGTCATGTACATAAGTGCGAATTGCAAATGCAGTTTCCGCTTTGCAGACACCATGATCCTCACAAGCAAGGAGCCTATGCGTTATGAACTGACAGTTGAAAACTTGGAAGATCTGGACGCAAGGGTCATACGTTCGACCTCAGGCACCATCCGCATCCCGGAGATGGGGATCAATATCGAGCCTGGAGCGGTTTCGGACTCATACATAACGAACATCGAAGGTGTACTGCAGCGGGTCCGGGATGTCCTGGAAATGGCAGGTAGATGGGTAAAAGATGATGAAGAAAGGTTATCCCGCAGCCAGGACCTTCTCTGCATGCTCGATGAAGTGCTCGAGGGCAAAAGAACGATTACGGTCATAGTCGAAGACCCCATGGGAAACAGTGCGATAATTTCAAAGAAAGTCAGGGAATACAAACTCACTAAGGAAGAAATTGAAAAGCTCAACACAGGTATGATCGTATTCGATGTTGATAAATCCGAACTGGAAATGGACGTATCGGACAATGTCCAGCCTCTCGGAGGAAACTAA
- the sepF gene encoding cell division protein SepF gives MAKLIDKILGGNVKSATIADDYTEIDLSKYEEVLEDEPAETYIKIAEITNINQVAALKQEVYNGNILMIDISTIRSDELLRDRVLKELKDVVVDVHGDIAGVKGSTVIVTPTGVKIDRSKLIGGRY, from the coding sequence ATGGCGAAACTCATAGACAAGATCCTTGGCGGCAACGTAAAAAGCGCGACCATTGCCGACGACTACACGGAAATTGACCTCAGCAAGTATGAGGAGGTCCTTGAGGACGAACCTGCGGAAACCTACATAAAAATTGCAGAAATAACGAACATCAACCAGGTAGCCGCACTGAAACAGGAAGTGTACAACGGGAACATCCTGATGATCGACATTTCGACCATCCGGAGTGACGAACTGCTGAGGGATAGGGTTTTAAAAGAGCTCAAAGATGTAGTGGTTGACGTCCACGGAGACATTGCAGGAGTTAAAGGAAGTACTGTGATCGTAACCCCCACGGGCGTAAAGATAGACAGATCCAAACTCATTGGTGGAAGATATTGA
- a CDS encoding RNA-binding protein codes for MKIRSRVQLRKNAKNKLVKELVSLFGEGISGLADSNFEKLITDEYTLILVGGKPLIFEVEGKLFPTVRGALELELKQRLVVVDKGAVRFVSKGADVMSPGIVDADPEIKEGELVIIVEETHGKALAIGRALMDGSTMAESDSGKAIKSITYVGDKLWNLEV; via the coding sequence TTGAAGATAAGATCCAGAGTTCAACTAAGGAAAAATGCGAAGAACAAACTTGTAAAGGAACTTGTTTCCCTTTTCGGAGAAGGGATTTCCGGACTGGCCGACAGCAACTTCGAAAAGCTAATCACGGACGAATACACCCTCATCCTGGTGGGAGGCAAACCTCTGATTTTTGAAGTGGAAGGAAAGCTTTTCCCTACCGTCCGCGGAGCCCTTGAACTGGAGCTCAAGCAGCGTCTTGTTGTCGTGGATAAAGGGGCAGTCCGCTTTGTTTCGAAAGGTGCGGACGTTATGAGCCCCGGAATCGTAGACGCAGACCCGGAAATAAAGGAAGGTGAACTTGTGATCATCGTAGAAGAGACCCACGGAAAAGCCCTTGCAATAGGGAGAGCCCTTATGGACGGCTCCACGATGGCAGAGTCAGATTCCGGAAAAGCCATCAAGTCAATTACTTATGTTGGAGATAAACTCTGGAACCTGGAAGTCTGA
- a CDS encoding MFS transporter — protein sequence MNSRKLILYSSVFAVQGLCNAAIPVLPELAGGSTNSAAASNLIYSGYFLGAFLTLLPFGILADRIGNLKVAGLGILLTALSGLAIFLSGNLWVLGISRFVEGMGCGAFFPAAFSMIAEWKDSKHSLGEFNFLLNAGLAAGVLLAGLLAGQGIKTAIGIFTLLAGLSTAFLLTETGELLTSGGNAIKQSTRFRKVSPAKRNQGMSFFSELSRQLKKSCEALFGRSFGKIWSTSVLLYGTTGLLTANFPEYSADFLTKPELGIAISASYLAAMLSSLAAGRTKAGYKTIIRVGITFAVTGILLSVKLPLLAFALIGAGGGAAVVGLVTAVSRISSSGFAMGLFNTGIYAGLGLVPVLGSLFLGHFSYEEVFLGSALALLLMLFVKID from the coding sequence ATGAACTCAAGAAAACTCATACTCTACTCCTCGGTCTTTGCGGTCCAGGGACTCTGCAATGCAGCGATTCCTGTCCTTCCGGAACTTGCAGGAGGGAGCACAAACTCTGCCGCAGCCTCGAACCTGATCTACTCCGGATATTTTCTGGGGGCATTTCTCACTCTTCTTCCCTTCGGGATCCTTGCAGACAGGATAGGAAACCTGAAAGTTGCGGGACTCGGGATTCTGCTGACTGCCCTCTCGGGCCTTGCCATATTCCTATCTGGCAACCTCTGGGTCCTGGGGATTTCCAGGTTTGTAGAAGGCATGGGATGCGGGGCATTTTTCCCGGCAGCCTTTTCCATGATAGCCGAATGGAAAGACAGCAAACACAGCCTGGGAGAGTTCAATTTCCTGCTAAATGCCGGACTTGCAGCCGGGGTTCTTTTAGCGGGGCTGCTCGCAGGACAGGGTATTAAGACCGCAATCGGAATCTTCACCCTGCTGGCGGGGCTTTCCACCGCATTCCTTCTCACGGAAACCGGGGAACTTCTGACCTCCGGGGGAAATGCAATAAAGCAATCCACCAGATTTCGAAAGGTCAGTCCTGCCAAAAGGAACCAGGGAATGTCCTTCTTTTCCGAACTTAGCCGCCAGCTGAAAAAAAGCTGCGAAGCGCTTTTCGGAAGGAGCTTCGGGAAAATCTGGAGCACTTCGGTCCTGCTCTACGGGACCACCGGACTGCTGACTGCAAATTTCCCGGAATACAGTGCGGACTTCCTGACAAAGCCGGAACTGGGGATTGCGATTTCTGCTTCATACCTGGCCGCAATGTTGAGTTCCCTGGCCGCAGGCAGGACTAAGGCAGGATATAAAACCATAATCAGGGTAGGGATAACCTTTGCAGTTACAGGGATCCTGCTTTCCGTAAAGTTGCCCCTGCTGGCTTTTGCCTTGATAGGGGCAGGGGGGGGAGCCGCGGTGGTTGGCCTGGTCACGGCCGTCTCCCGGATCAGCTCCAGCGGCTTTGCAATGGGGCTTTTCAACACAGGAATCTATGCAGGGTTGGGCCTGGTCCCCGTGTTAGGGAGCCTCTTCCTGGGCCATTTCAGTTACGAAGAGGTTTTCCTTGGTAGTGCCCTGGCACTCCTCCTGATGCTTTTTGTGAAAATTGATTGA